From a single Dehalococcoidales bacterium genomic region:
- a CDS encoding type II toxin-antitoxin system RelE/ParE family toxin — protein MYRLEISHTAHRQIRQLPAQTQERINRAIAHLAENPRPPGAKKLTARDGYKVRVGDYRILFQVDDGAKVVIIYRVMSRGDVYRV, from the coding sequence GTGTATCGACTGGAAATTAGCCACACCGCCCACCGGCAGATACGCCAGCTACCAGCGCAAACCCAGGAGAGGATAAACAGGGCTATCGCTCACCTGGCTGAGAATCCCCGGCCGCCCGGTGCCAAAAAGCTAACCGCCAGAGACGGTTACAAGGTTCGTGTGGGGGACTACCGAATCCTTTTCCAGGTCGATGATGGGGCAAAGGTAGTCATAATTTATCGGGTGATGTCGAGAGGGGATGTCTATCGAGTTTAG
- a CDS encoding type II toxin-antitoxin system Phd/YefM family antitoxin — translation MSRIKSIGMAEARPKLTQLVDEVSGGGEPYLIVSGSRVKAVLVGINQYNDMIERLEDLSDTAKLLQAKMNQEPTMPFEEHLTKSKELKSGVSTGN, via the coding sequence ATGAGTAGGATAAAATCAATTGGAATGGCCGAGGCCAGGCCGAAACTCACCCAGCTAGTGGATGAAGTCTCCGGCGGCGGGGAGCCATACCTTATAGTCTCCGGCAGCCGGGTAAAGGCAGTTCTCGTCGGGATCAACCAGTATAACGATATGATAGAGCGCCTGGAAGACCTCTCTGACACTGCCAAGCTGCTCCAGGCCAAGATGAACCAAGAGCCGACAATGCCCTTTGAGGAGCACCTGACGAAGTCGAAAGAGTTGAAGAGCGGTGTATCGACTGGAAATTAG